The genomic segment CCATACGTCGCTCATGAATACCCGTTCGTTGTAAAATCCACTCATTCGATGTCTCCACTAGCTTTTCCATATCTGCATTGGTAAGAACGCGACTCGGCACATACGTACCGATGGCGGTAATCCGTGACTTGAAGGGGCTTGCATTTGTCATGATCCGATCATCACCTTCCGTTTTTCATGATCTGATTATAACACTAGATATTAGTATCTAGTACTAATTTTTTAGAATAAAAATCTTATGAAAGGCATTTTGGTTTGAGTCAACATAGTGGAGGAGAAGAAAAAGCACAGTTCTCTTCGACTCTGACACGCCAGCAGGGGGATTCACTGGCCGCCTCCACTACAAAAAGGGGACCGTCGAGCCAAAGCCACCCTACGGGCGGACGTTTCTCAAAGGAGAAGTGTTCGACAAGCGTGGTCCCCTTTTTGTAGTTCCGACTGGGTAGGCGTTGTCAAGGTCTACGAGCCCCGTGCTTTTTCTTCTCACCAGCATTGTTGGTTCATCGATACCTTTTAAAACATTAGTAGATCATCCTTAGCAGTATTACCCAAAACTTTCCTGTAGAAAATAAAAAGACTTGGAAACCCGTAGGGTCCAAGTCTTCATACATCTCTATCCGTTATTTTTCTAGCTTTTCAGCCAGCCAATATGCCGATTTCCAAATATCTCCTGCACCCATTGTCAACACGAGATCGCCCTCTTGCAATCCTTTGAAGACATGCTCCTGCATTTGTTCCTTCGTCGGAATGTACTGTGCACGTGGGTGGCTGTTGGTGCGGATTTTTTGCACCAGCACTTCGGAGGTGACTCCTTCGATTTTTTCTTCTCCCGCTGGGGAGTAGATATCCGTGATGATCACTTCGTCTGCTTCTGCAAAGGCACGGCTGAATTCATCCATGAGGAAAAACGTGCGTGTGTAGCGTTGTGGCTGAAACACAGCGATCACACGTCTGCCCGATGCCCTTGCCCCGCTTAGTGTGGCGATAATTTCCGTCGGATGATGCGCGTAGTCGTCTACGACCAGGATGCCTTGTGCATCTCCGATAATTTGAAATCTGCGCTTGGCACCGCTAAAAGTAGACAGTGCCTGTGCAATTTTATCAAAGGAAAGGCCAATATCCAGGCAAACAATGATCGCAGCCAGTGCATTTGCAATATTATGCTTGCCTGGGACTACGAGACACAATTCACCCAACCGCTCATCCTTGTGATAAATCTGGCACGTGCTGCAACGATCTCCACATTCGATCGAAGTGGCAGAAAACTGTGCTTGTGCCACGAAGTTCGGATCGACTGCATACGTCACGACCGTTTTTTCAACGGATGGCATGACTTCACGCACATGCGGATCATCGATGCACAGGATCGCTTTTCCATCCGGTTTGAGATGGCTCAAGAACTGGACGTACGCCTGTTTCAAATTGTTGAAGTCGCCATCAAAATGCTCCAGATGATCTGGTTCGATGCTCGTCACAATTTCATACATCGGTCTGTATTCCAAGAAGGAACCGTCGCTCTCGTCTGCCTCGGCAACGACATAGTCACTGCTACCTGCCTTTGCGTTGGTACCAGCACTCATCAATTCACCGCCGATGATGAAAGTCGGGTCTACACCACACTCTTCCAGCACGTGAGAGATCATCGATGTCGTGGTCGTCTTGCCGTGTGCTCCGGCTACTGCTACTCCTGTGCGTTCATTCAATATGCGAGCAAGCATTTGGGAACGGTGCATGACCGGAATTCCTAATGCTTGGCCTGCGATCACCTCAGGATT from the Brevibacillus brevis genome contains:
- the murC gene encoding UDP-N-acetylmuramate--L-alanine ligase, whose amino-acid sequence is MDQAQHVHFVGIGGYGMSAIARVLIDLGYKVTGSDVAMNDLAKKLEARGAVIHIGHNAAHVEGADSIVYSTSISKDNPEVIAGQALGIPVMHRSQMLARILNERTGVAVAGAHGKTTTTSMISHVLEECGVDPTFIIGGELMSAGTNAKAGSSDYVVAEADESDGSFLEYRPMYEIVTSIEPDHLEHFDGDFNNLKQAYVQFLSHLKPDGKAILCIDDPHVREVMPSVEKTVVTYAVDPNFVAQAQFSATSIECGDRCSTCQIYHKDERLGELCLVVPGKHNIANALAAIIVCLDIGLSFDKIAQALSTFSGAKRRFQIIGDAQGILVVDDYAHHPTEIIATLSGARASGRRVIAVFQPQRYTRTFFLMDEFSRAFAEADEVIITDIYSPAGEEKIEGVTSEVLVQKIRTNSHPRAQYIPTKEQMQEHVFKGLQEGDLVLTMGAGDIWKSAYWLAEKLEK